The window GGCGTTCCTGCAACTTCTCGCGGTCGTAATCGGAGGTGGTCTCCTCAATCTGGCGGCGGATCAGGTTGATGCGCCCCATGATCTTGTCGCTCGCGCCTGCGCCCTCGACGATCGTCGTGTTGTCCTTGTCAATGACAACGCGTTTCGCGCGGCCCATGTCGGCCAACTGCACGCTTTCGAGCGTCCGGCCGAGGTCTTCCGTAATCGCCAGTCCGCCCGTCAGCACCGCGATGTCCTCGAGCATCGCCTTGCGGCGATCGCCGAATCCCGGCGCCTTCACGGCCGCGGCCTGGAACGTTCCACGAATCTTGTTGACGACCAGCGTCGCCAGCGCCTCGCCCTCGACGTCTTCCGCGATGATCAGGAGGGGCTTGCCGCTCTTCGCGATCTGCTCGAGCAGCGGCAGCAGATCTTTCAGGCTCGAAATCTTTTTCTCGTGGATGAGAATGTACGCATCTTCGAGAACGGCCTCCATCGCCTCGGCGTCCGTCACGAAATACGGCGACAGATACCCCTTGTCGAACTGCATGCCTTCGACGACTTCGAGGGTCGTTTCGATGCCCTTGGCTTCCTCGACCGTGATCGTGCCGTCGTTGCCGACCTTCTGCATCGCCTCGGCGATGATGTTGCCGATAGCCTGGTCGCCGTTGGCGCTGATGGTCGCGACGCTCTTGATGACCTCGGTGTCGTCTTTGACCTTCTTGCTCATCTTGGCCAGGGCCGCCGTCACCACATCCACCGCCTTGTCAATGCCGCGCTTGAGCGCCATCGGGTTCGCGCCCGCCGTCACGTTGCGCAGGCCTTCGCGGAAAATCGCTTCCGCCAGCACCGTCGCGGTCGTGGTGCCGTCGCCGGCGATGTCGGATGTCTTGGACGCGACTTCCTTCACCATCTGCGCGCCCATGTTCTCGAACTTGTCTTCGAGTTCGATTTCCTTGGCCACCGTGACACCGTCCTTCGTGACGGTCGGGGCGCCCCATTTCTTGTCAATGACCACATTGCGGCCCTTGGGACCCAGGGTGGCCTTTACCGCACGGCTCAACTTGGCCACGCCGGCCAATACGCCGCGTCGTGCATCTTCGCCGAATTCCAGTTGTTTTGCACTCATGCTTTCATGTCCTCCGTTTGAATCGCCCTTCCGGGCGGGTTCGTGCTTTCAGCCCTTTGAAGTTACTCGATCACCGCCAACACGTCTTCTTCCCGCATGATGATGTGCTCTTCGCCGTCAATCTTCACTTCCGTGCCGGCGTATTTACCCATCAGAATGCGGTCGCCTTTCTTCACTTCCAGCGGCACCCGCTTGCCGTCGTCGTCCAACCGGCCCGGGCCTACCGCCACCACTCGGCCTTCTTGCGGCTTCTCTTTCGCAGTGTCCGGGATGATGATCCCGCCGCGAACGGTTTCGCTGGGCTCTTCGCGTTTTACAAGAATTCGATCGGCCAATGGTCTTACCTTCATGTCCATTCTCCCATTTGGTTGTGCGGCTTGGGCCGCATGCCTTTTTCTTTCCTTTTGCCTTTTGTCGGCCTTTGCACCGAAACGTGCCATTTTGACATCTCTGATGGCCTGTTCGTGCGCCACGCCGTACTCATCGTTCGGCCATTATCATATCAGGAGAATCCATGTTTTGTCAATACCTCTTATCTCATTGCATTTAGAGCGTTTACAAAATATTTCATTTTGCGCGCCTCTTTGCATGATCCCTAAAAATAAAGAGGCGTCGAATCGCATTGCTATTACAAATATTCTTATTTATTTTGTCAATATGGCATCATATTAGCCAATCATCACGTCGAGTGCCAAGAACGAGATCCCGTGCAAAACCGGCGCATTGAATCGCCGTTCGGCCGTGTTTATACTCGCGTGTACACCGCTGGAGGAAACAGTGCGAGGCGAAAACCCTATGGCCCCTGATTTGGCGAGTGCGAAAATAGCGGTTTTTTTAGAGCGAGCCCGATGACGAGCACGCGCACGAAGAGAAACTGGGTTGTGGGCAACGCCCACGTTAGACGTCAAGCGATCGCGTCGGGCAAGCCAGACTGTACGGTCTGTCATTTCGGTAATGGCGCCATCGGTATTGAAAAGGACAGGGGCCATTTGATCCGCACTCCTTCACCATGCCTTCCGGGCGAGGAGGCCGTTTTCGACCAGGAAATCACATGTCCGCGGGTTGGCGGATGCAATCGCCGCGGGAATCGAACATGAGGACGCGGGGAATCCGAGGATCCTTGATTGCGGTGGCCGTGCTTGGCCTTGCGGGACTCTATATCCTGCTCTATTTGCGGGGACTGGATTTCGGCCGTCCCATCATTGAGCACCACGATGAATGGATGACGACCGGACAGGCATTGTCCATGTTGGCCGAAAAACGCATCACCCCTCCCTTCTCGCTGACCTATGGCACATTCGGAACCTACATCCAGTGCGGCGTATGCGCCGTCACGCACCTCGGCAACACGGTTTTCGGGGCCTATAGGGACGCTTCGGGACACGCCATCCACAGAACCCTGGCGGACATCGCCGGACGCAGCGTGGATCGCGATCAATTCAACTTTTATCTGGCGGGCCGCATCAGCAGCGCCGTATACGCGGGTCTTTTGTTCATTGTCGTTTTTATGGTCGGACGCCGTCTTTTCGAGAGTAGTTCAGCGGCCTTGTTGTGCGTTCTGGCGGCGATGACGCACCGGCTTCTGGTGCAGCAGGCCCACTTCTCGCTGCCGAACGTTCTTGCGGCCTTGATGGCCACCGGGGCTACAGGACTTTCACTGGCGTATCTCGGCAACGGGAAGATCCGCGTGCTGTATCTGGCCGCCCTGTCGGCGGGCCTTGCCGCCGGCACGAAACTGACGATGGGACTGGCGCTCGCGCCGGTACTGCTTGCGGCGACGCTTGCGCCGGGAAGGCGCGCCTGGAGACATGTCCCGCTTCTGATCCTGACGAGCGTGACCGCCCTGTTGATTGTCGAGCCGGCCCTTGTGCTGGATTATGGACGGTTCCGCGCGTCCATGGCGCTGCTGTCGGCACAATACGGCACGAGTCTCATGCCCGACGATACCGTGTTTCAGCCGGGCGAATTCGGACTGGCGTCCGGCGCCGAAGGGGCCGTGAAGCATCCGGGCTGGTGTTTGTTGCGGTACTGGATTCAATCCGGATGGCTGTTTTTCCTTTTTTCGGCAACGGGATTGGCGGCATTGCCGATTCTGAAAGGCCGCGCGGGATGGGTATTGCTTTCGTTTCCGGCGCTCTACGCGCTTCTGGTGGCGTGGCAGCCTTACATCGTCGTCCGAAGTTATGTGCCGCTCGTTCCCTTTTGGGCGCTGGGCTTCGGCGGGGCGGCCCTTCTGTTGAATCGGATCATGCGCGGCAACTTCGGCCACCCGCTCCGGTCGCGCATGGCGCGGGGCCTTGTCGTCGTCATTGGATGGCTGATCCTCGCCGATCCGGCACAGCGAGGTCTCGCCATTACGCGGCAATTCGCCACGCCCGACCCGCTCCAGACGGCATACCGCTGGTGTGAAGCGAATATTCCGCCGGGATCCAAGGTGTTGATTGAAACCGCATGGCGCAAACAACAATTGCCCCTCCGTGAGGATTGTTTTCAGGTTACGCGGATGATCGGCTCCGTCTTTTCCAAGCCCTATATGGAACTACTTGACTATGATTATGTGATTGCCCAGGCCACCGGCATGATGGACAGCCTGCCGTGGGCGCCGGCCGTCGTGAGCACGGGCGGCGGCGCATTTTCGGATTGTTCCGGAAAAAATCGAAGTCTTGCCGAAAGCCGTCTCATCATGGCCCGCCGCGTGACCCCGGAGGAAACAGGCTACACGGGTCCCGGTGAATTTTACGTGAACCACAACGTGTACATATACCGGACGCCGAAAACGGAGCCGGTTCGCGTTTCCGCGGGCGAATTCACGCCTGCCGATGGTTTCGCTGCGAACACGGCCACATTTCTTGTAAAACCCGGCGTGTCCGCCGCGTTTGTCCAGGAACTGGCGCCTGGTGAATATGACGTCTTTCTGGCTATTGGTCAACGGGGCCTGTTTCCACCGATAACGGTCCGGCTGAACGATGAGACGCCGGTTGATGTGAATGTTTCGGATTGTCCGGGAATCCATCATTTTGTCCGGACTGTCCGGGTGGGTTCGTCCGGGATCGCGGCCGGCTCGATCGGGCTGGCCGCCGGCGCCACCGGTCAGGTTCCCGTGCGCGCGATGGTCTTTGTGCCGGTTCGCATCCCATAGCGGCGCCTGAAATGTGGAAGCGTTGGCCATGACGGCCCGAAGCCGACTTGATCCAAGCCGTTGCTCCGCCTACACTGGCGCCGTTGCGCAAAAGCGGAGGACAACGTGAGCGAAAACACCGGCGTGATTCGGGTGGCTTGCCCTTGCGGGCACAAGGGCAACGTGCCGTCGGAGGCCATGGGCAAGCCGTACCCATGCCCCAAGTGCGGTGAACGCTTCACCATTGCGCCGGAACGCCTCGCGGACGCCCCGCCGGTTGCCGGCGAGGCCGCGCCGCCGCGGGATCCGCGCGTCGGCCAGTTGCTCGTTCAGGCCGGCCTAATCACGGAAGCCCAGTTGGCCGAAGCCTTGTCGGCACAGGCGGATCGCGGAGGGAAACTCTTCGAGATCCTTATCAATCTGGCGTTTCTCAGCAAAGCCGATTTGCACACATTTCTTTCGGGCCAGCCCGGCGTTACCGCCATCGAATTGCGGAATTACGATATTCCCTATGATTTACCGCCCATTATCCCCGCGGAGTTGGCACGCAAGCATGTGCTCCTGCCGATTGATCGCATGGGCAAATTGCTAACGGTCGGCATGGCGTGTCCGTTGGATGCCTCCGCGATCGCGGAGGTCGAGAAGGCGACCGGACTGCGCGTCAAGGCCATGCTGTGTTCCTTCGACGACATCCATGCGGCACTTGAACGATTCTATCCGGCGGAAAAGGCGGAAACGACGATGGAGCAGCCGATCGACATCAAGCCGCCGCCCCAAAAGCGCGCCCTCAATCCAGAGGATGTGCTTGCGAGGCTCGATACGCTCGATGTGTTGCCGATTCTTTCCAGCACGTTGCGACATGTCCATGACACCGTGGCGCGATCCGGCCACACGATACGCGACGTGGCCGGCGTGGTATGCACGGATCCGGCCCTGTCCGCGGCGCTGGTCGGCCTGGCCAACAGTTCCGTCTACGGCATGCCGGGGCGGGTGGCCAGCATCAATCTGGCGGTGACGATACTGGGCGAAACCGCGACGGTGCGTCTGGCCGAAAACGCGGAAACCGTGCCGCCGGTTCCCGTTGCCTCGCACTTCGACGTGAAAATGTTCTGGCTGCGGTCCGTGTTCGCCGCCGCGGCCTCGATGGCCCTTGCAAAGGCGGCCGGCTGCGAACATGTCGGCGAAGCCTACACAGCCGGCTTGTTGCACGAAATCGGACGCCTGGCCCTTGCGATTATCGCGCCCGACGCCACTGGAACGATGTCGCCCGGCCGTTCGCAAGCAGACCTGCTTCAGGCCGAACAGGAGACCTACGGTGTCACACATCCCGAAGCCGCTTACCGTCTGGCGCAACGCTGGAGCCTTCCCCCGTTGATTGCGGCGCCCATTCATTGCCACCATGCACCCGACACCGCGCCCCAAAATCACCGGGATCTGTGCATGATCGTGGCCGCCGCCGCCGCGCTGGCCGGCGCGTTTCCCGCCGAAACGCCGGACAAGGACACGATTGATGCATGCGCAGCGCCCCTTGCTCATCTGGGCATGTCCCAATCCGCCGCCATGGACATCTACGAGAAGACCTCCCTGCGACTTCGGGGGGCGGCGGGCAAAGGCTGATCGTCAGCGGAACAGGCCGAGGATCGCTTTCTCGTAGGTGGCGCAAAGAATGGCATTGCCCTTGGGATTCAGATGGCAATGATCGTTAAATAGCGTCTCGCCGGGGACGTGGTGCGGCTCGGCGGCGATAATGGCGGCTTCCACATCGGCAAGGGGAATTCCGTATTCGGCAGCCAACGATCGCAAAATGCCGTTTTCCGTGTCCGACGACTGGTGCCGCCCGGCATTTTTCAGAAGATCGCGGGCCAGCGGCAGGGCCTTTTCATGTTCGCCCCGCGCAAACAGGTCCTGGATGGCTTTGTACTTTACGGCATGCTCGCCGGTCAGGTAGGGATTGATGAGATTGGACGGGATCGAACCAATGACGATGGGCACGCGGCGATCCCGGCACATCTGGATGATGATTGCGATATTGTTGCGGAACGCCGCCATGCGCGCGGCGATTTCCTGTGGCGAAAAAGTGTGTCCCCACGCCTTGTTCGAGTCCGGCTGCGCGGCCAGAAGGCGCTGGTTGTGTTCATCCTGAAGCTGGCTGATTTGGAACGAGGCGATGCGGTCGCGAATAAACCGGCACAAGGCCGATTTCGACAAAATCCGCTGCAGGGGCAGCGTTCGCAGATCCGCGATGGCGAGTTGTTCGAGTTCCTCGAATTCGTTGTGGCCGCAATACAGCATGATCAAATCCGGATCGTATTGCAGGACTTCGGCGGCAATGGCCATGATGCGCTGGCTGCCGTAGGACAATCCGCCGCAGTTGACGATTGTCACGCTGTCGAATTTTTCCGCCAATTGTTCCTGCAGCCTTTTCTCGAGCAGCGGAAACTCGTAGTCGAGATAGTTTACCGACGATTCACCCAAGGCGAAGATGCGCATGTTGCGCGCGGGCTTCTCGATCGGAAACTGCGACTTTCGGAAACACGCCTCCCGATCCGGATTCGTAACCAGCATGCCGGGATCGGCGGGCGACGGGATGAACAGACGGACACGCGGATCGAAGCCCTGGCCGAGGTCAATTTGCCGTGGCGGAATCCATATCTCCACGATGCGCGCCACACCTTCGAGCAAGGCCAGCAAGACCAGCGCCGGCAACAGCGAATAAATAATCGTTTTCTTCCAACCCAACCGCGGCGAACTGGACGGGGGGGCGGCGATCATGTGCCGTTCCTTTTCGCGCCGGCAGGGATTTCCTTTTCGAGGATGGGCGTGAGCAAGTCCGCGAGAAGGGCGTGGCCCGAGGCCGAAAGATGGCCGTCCAGTTCAAAAAAGAGACTCGAATCGTCCCTATGCGCGCGAAACCCCTCCATGACGGTCATGAAGGGCAAACCGGCGCGCTGGCTGGCGATCCGAACGCTTTCGTCCGGCGCATTGGACACCAACATGTCGTCGTTCGACTCATACCCGACGCGCCGGATGTTTGCGTTGGCCGCCCGGTTCACATACGGCCCGTGGGGAATGGTCAACACGGCCAATCGAGCGCCGAAATTCGCCGCGACACGCTTGATTCGCACGAACTGCTCGGCCAGATGTTGTATGCATTGCCGCGCCCACGGATCGTCGAGATTCATGCAAATCGTGTAAAAATTCCGGTTTTTCATCGCAAGGTCAATCATATAGGGATTCAGGCGGCCCGAAAGAAAGGCCTGCTTGACCTTCTCTTCGAACTGGTCGAAACGGGCCCGATCGGCCGGCGGCATCTTGTCGAGAAAATCCTTCGCCGTTTTTTCGGTCCATCGGCGGTTGTCCTCGGCGGACGTTTTTTGCGGCGGCGTGACGGGCTGCTGGTTGGCGGCGATTTGACGGGTCTGCCGCGCCAGGCGGACAGCCCGAACGAAGTTCGGATAGATTAGCCGCGCCCAGTCCAAGAAACCGGACTGTGGTTCCTTGACGCCTTCCCCCGCGCCCGCGAAATCGTCGTCTTGCAGGATGGTAATGATGAGGAGATCCGGCACCAGAACCGGAACGGCCTTTTCGGCCAGGGCGGCAAAATCCGGCGGCCCGGTGCCCGGTTTGCCCCCGTTGATAATTTCGACGTCGTATCCCTTGTCCCGCAGTCTTTTTTCGGTGCCCTTCACCCAGGTCTGATCGATGTCCACTCCCCACCCATAGGTGAATGAATCGCCGATGCACAGGATACGAAACGTGCCGGGTTTCTTGGCGCCGACGGGATGGTCGCGCAACCCGATCGAATTGGTCTTCGCTGTATACGTGAAATCCGACGACTCGAAATGCTGTTCCGAATTCGGCGGAAACAGCAGTTCCATCGTGCCGGGTTCGGGGGCTTTCGTCAACAGGCGGCCAACCGTCCGGTCGGCGGCCACCGTCAAGACCAGCACAAGGACAACCGACCCCGCGGCCAGCAGCAGATTTTTCCCGGCGCTTCCTTTTGCAGGCATACAATTCCTTTATCGCGTATTTTTGCGCATGGCGCGATTATTCCATTGCAAGCCTTCGCGATGCAATCGCGGGATGGTGGAACCCTGCCGCTTCCGGCGGGTTATACATGATGTGCTTGTGCGAGTACGACGACTGGGATTTTCAACCGAACGAAAACGACATACAAGGTTCGCCCTCATGTCCATCGGCGCTTTGAACCCAAGACGGTTCACGAAGACCACGTTTATCACCGCCGCGATCGCGGTGGCTGTTTTTACCCCCGCCGTGGATGCCGGAATATTGGCGCCTTTTGAACGCGATACGTTTGCTGTTCGGGAGACTCCCATTGATACACGGGTCTTGTCCGCGTTGCAGGCCGAAAACATCGCGCCGGCGAATCCCTGTTCCGATGCCGTTTTCCTGCGGCGGGCCTATCTGGACGTGATTGGCACGTTGCCCACGGTTCGGGAAGTCCGATCCTTCCTGGCGGATGAAAATCCGGACAAACGCGCGGCGTTGATTGACGCACTCATGGAGCGGGAGGAATTCGCGGACTACTGGTCGCTGAAATGGTGCGACATTCTCCGCGTCAAGTCGGAATTTCCCATCAACCTCTGGCCCAACGCCGTCCAAGCCTACCATCGCTGGATCCGCGACGCCGTCAAGTCCAACATGCCCTATGACCGTTTTGTGCGCGCCTTGCTGACATCGAGCGGCAGCAATTTCCGCGTGCCACCGGTCAATTTCTACCGCGCGGTTCAGGGACGGGATCCGGCCGCCATTGCCGAAGCCGTCGCCCTAACGTTCATGGGCGTTCGACTCGATGGGTGGCCGGATGATCGCCGCAAGGAAATGGCGACATTCTTTTCGCGGATCGCCTATAAAAAAACCGGTGAATGGAAAGAGGAAATCGTATGCCTGAACCCCGAAATCACCGACAAGATGGACGCCGTTTTTCCGGATGGCCGCACGGTGCGCATCGAGCGCGGCCAGGATCCCCGCGACGTATTCGCCGACTGGCTGATCACGCCCGAAAACCCGTGGTTCGCGCGCAACATCGCCAACCGGGTCTGGGCGTGGCTGATGGGTCGCGGGATTATCCATGAACCGGACGACATTCGCCCGGACAATCCTCCCGCGAATCCCGAACTGCTGGCGTATCTCGAAAAGGAATTCGTCGCCGCCCAATACGACCTTCGCTATCTCTTCCGCCTTGTACTGAATTCGCGGACCTATCAGCAGTCGTCCATCCCGCGCAGCGATCGGCCCGAGGCGGCGGCGCTGTTCGCCTTTTATCCCGTGCGGCGGCTCGACGCCGAAGTGCTCATTGACGCCTTGTGCGGCATCGGGGGAACGGGGGAAAGTTATTCGAGTCCCATCCCGGAACCGTTTACGTTCATACCGGAACACCAGCGCACCATCGCGCTGGCGGATGGGAGCATCACGAGTTCGTTTCTGGAAATGTTCGGGCGTCCCACGCGCGACACGGGCATGGAATCCGAACGAAACAACCAGCCCACGGACGCCCAGCGGCTCTATCTGCTCAATTCCAGCGACGTGCAGCGGCGGATCGAGCGCAGCCCCCTGTGGAAACAGATTTTTGCATCGGCCAAGCGAAATCCGCGCAATCTCGTGCAGTCCGTCTACATGGGACTGCTTTCGCGGCCGCCCACCCCGTCCGAACAGGCCGCGGCGCTGGCCTATGCGCGCAACACCGGCCTGCCGTCCAAACAGGCCGCCGAAGACCTGGCATGGGCGCTGATCAACAGCAAGGAATTCCTGTACCGGCATTGACAAGAGGGATCCCAATAAAATGCAGAACGTTCGCGAGGAGAGATTCATGAAACATGATCGAATCACGCGGCGCGATGCGCTGCGGACAGGGTTGGCCGGTGCGGCGGGACTCGCCCTGATGGGCCATCGCGCCGCATGGCCGCAAGCGATCAAAACGCCGGCACGGGCCAAGGCCGTCATCCAGATCTGGATGTGGGGCGGGCCGTGTCACTTGGACACCTTCGATCCGAAGCCGGAAGCGGGGCGCGACTATTGCGGACCGCTGGACAAGCCGATCGCGACCAATGTGGACGGCATCCGTATCGGCGAACTGCTGCCGCTGCTGGCCCGGCAAGCGGACAAGTATGCAATCATCCGCAGCATGACGCATGGCGTGAACAGCCACGAAACCGCATCGTATATCGTGCAGACCGGCCATAAGCCCGATCGCCTGGTATATCCTTCCCTGGGCGCCGTTGTGTCGTTGTTCAAGGGTTACGATTACGGTTATGAGGGATTGATTCCGCCGTACATCGTATTGACCACGACCCAAGGGCGTTTTTCGGAGGCCGGGTTCCTCGGCCCCCGGTACAAGCCATTCGCGACGGGAGGGGATCCGGGCAAGCCGCGTTTCGTGGTCGAGGGGGTCGTTGCGGAAGGCATTTCGGACGAACGCCAGCGCAGCCGCCGCGAGTTGCTTCATGCCCTCGATTCGCTCGGCAAGGCCATGCCGGCCCATGAAACATTCCGGCAACTGGATGCGTGTGAGGACAAAGCGTACGAGCTGATCCTCGGCGACGCGGGAAAACTGTTCGACTTGTCGTCGGAAAAAGACGAAGTCCGCGAGCAATACGGCCGCAGCACATTCGGGCAATCCTGTTTGATGGCGCGGCGGCTCGTCGAACGGGGCGTTCCCTACGTGACCATCAATTACCGTGGATGGGACACGCACAAGCAGCACTTCGAGATCATGCGCCGGAAGTTGCCGGAAATGGACCAAGGCATGTCGGCCCTGTTGCAGGATTTGAGCGATCGCGGACTGCTGGATAGCACGATCGTGTGGTGGGGCGGCGAATTCGGGCGGACGCCCAAAGTGCAATGGGAAGCGCCTTGGAATGGCGGACGCGGTCATTTCGGGCATTGCTTTTCGACCGTGGTGGCCGGCGGCGGATTCAAGGGGGGACAGGTTGTGGGAGCCTCGGATGCCACGGGGGAAGAAGTGGCGGATCGTCCCGTTCACCCCGAGGATCTGCTTGCCAGCATGTATGAACTGTTGGGAATAGACCCGGAAGGCGCGATGCCCAATCCGCGCGGTCTCGATGTGAAGGTCATGCCGTCGGCGGGCCGGTTGAAGGAGATCATGACATGACGCGGAGCACGAGGCGAATACAGATTGGTCTTGCCGGACGCCATGCCATTTCCCTATTTATTCTTCCAGCAATCCTCGCATGGTTTATGGCCTATCCCGCATGGGGACAATCGGGTGAACGCGAGCCGCACATCGGGTATTTGTACCCGGCGGGCGGACAGCAAGGAACCACCGTTCAGGTGCTCGTCGGCGGGCAGCGCCTGGGAGGCGCGCGCAGCGTCCACGTGTCCGGCGCAGGCGTGAGCGCGACGGTTCTGCAGTACTCGCGCCCCCTCAACAACGATCAACTCAAGGAAGTTCGGAAACTCCTGGGCAACCTGGTGAAACTGCGGCGGAGCGGAAAAACCGTGCCGGCCTTCGATCTTCCGGAGCATCCCTTGCTGCGGAATGTGGACCGGATGAGCCTTCGGGAACTGGAGCATTGGATCGCTTTGCGCCTGAATTCCGCCAAAAAGCAGCAAAACATGCAACTGGCCGACATGGCGCTTCTCGAAATTACGATAGCCGCGGACGCGAAACCGGGCCGCCGCGAACTGCGCCTCGGCACGGGCGGCGGATTGACCAATCCCCTTCGGTTCGAGGTGGGCGGCGTTGTCGAAGTATGCGAGAAAGAACCGAATGATCGCGACACGGTCGAGTTGGGCGCGGTGGATATCCCCGCCGTTCTGAACGGACAGATCATGCCGGGCGATGTGGATCGATTCCGATTTCGCGCTCAACAGGGACAACAATTGGTATTCACGGTGCAGGCGCGGGCGCTTATTCCTTATCTCGCGGATGCCGTTCCCGGTTGGTTTCAGCCGGTGCTGGCCCTCCACGACGCCCAAGGCAGGGAATTGGCGTTCGCCGACGACTATCGTTTCGATCCGGATCCGGTCTTTTTCCATGCGGTTCCGGAAAGCGGCGAATACGAGGTCGAAATACGCGATTCCATCTATCGCGGGCGGGATGATTTCGTGTATCGCATCATCGTGGGCGAACAGCCGTTCATTACCCGTCTGCATCCGCTCGGCGGCCGGACGGGAATGAAAATCACCGCTGAAATCGGGGGGTGGAACCTGCCGGAAAAAGAGATTCTGCTTGATACCGCGCCCGGCGGCGCGTCGGTTCGCGAAACGGCGCTTTACACCGGGCCATGGAGGTCGAATCCGATCCGGTATGCCGTGGACAATCTGCCCGAAATGAACGAACGGGAACCCAACGATACCCTTAAGAAGGCCCGAAAAATCGATCCGCCCCGTATCGTAAATGGACGCATCGCCCATCCGGGAGACGTGGACACGTTTCAATTCAAAACCGCTTCGGGTGGCGCAATTGTGGCCGAAATTTGTGCGCGTAGATTGCATTCGCCGGTTGACTCGGTGTTGCAGCTGTTCGATGCGTCGGGAACGAGGCTGGCAACCAACGATGATTGGGAGGACAAAGGCGAAGGGCTGTTGACGCACCATGCCGATTCGTATCTGCGAGCGGATCTGCCGAAGGCCGGCGTCTATTACGTCCAAGTGGAAGACGCGCAGCGCCAAGGCGGCGCCGAGTACGGCTACCGGTTGCGCCTCGGTCCGCCGCGGCCCGATTTCGCCTTGCGCATGACGCCGTCGAGTGTGACGTTCCGCGCCAGCCGGACATCCCCGCTAACCGTGTACGCGTTGCGGAAAGACGGTTTTGCCGGCGAAATCGGGCTGCGGCTGAAGGAGGCGCCGCCGGGATTCAAACTGGAGGGCGCCCGCATCCCGCCGGGTTGCGATCAGGTCCGCATGACGATTACAGCGACCCAGCCGTTTGATTCGCCGGCTGCCCTGGAACTGGAAGGCGTGGCAACGATTGGCAATGAAACCGTCGTACGCCCCGTGACTCCCTGCGAAAACATGATGCAGGCTTTTGCCTACTGGCATTTGACACCGACACTGCAACTCCTCGCCACGGCCATGGGTGGAAAGGGCCGTCCGCCACGAATCGAGGCGATCGGTGAGACTCCCGTGCGCATTCCCGAAGGCGGTTCGGCGCA is drawn from Candidatus Hydrogenedentota bacterium and contains these coding sequences:
- a CDS encoding DUF1553 domain-containing protein; translated protein: MSIGALNPRRFTKTTFITAAIAVAVFTPAVDAGILAPFERDTFAVRETPIDTRVLSALQAENIAPANPCSDAVFLRRAYLDVIGTLPTVREVRSFLADENPDKRAALIDALMEREEFADYWSLKWCDILRVKSEFPINLWPNAVQAYHRWIRDAVKSNMPYDRFVRALLTSSGSNFRVPPVNFYRAVQGRDPAAIAEAVALTFMGVRLDGWPDDRRKEMATFFSRIAYKKTGEWKEEIVCLNPEITDKMDAVFPDGRTVRIERGQDPRDVFADWLITPENPWFARNIANRVWAWLMGRGIIHEPDDIRPDNPPANPELLAYLEKEFVAAQYDLRYLFRLVLNSRTYQQSSIPRSDRPEAAALFAFYPVRRLDAEVLIDALCGIGGTGESYSSPIPEPFTFIPEHQRTIALADGSITSSFLEMFGRPTRDTGMESERNNQPTDAQRLYLLNSSDVQRRIERSPLWKQIFASAKRNPRNLVQSVYMGLLSRPPTPSEQAAALAYARNTGLPSKQAAEDLAWALINSKEFLYRH
- a CDS encoding DUF1501 domain-containing protein; the encoded protein is MKHDRITRRDALRTGLAGAAGLALMGHRAAWPQAIKTPARAKAVIQIWMWGGPCHLDTFDPKPEAGRDYCGPLDKPIATNVDGIRIGELLPLLARQADKYAIIRSMTHGVNSHETASYIVQTGHKPDRLVYPSLGAVVSLFKGYDYGYEGLIPPYIVLTTTQGRFSEAGFLGPRYKPFATGGDPGKPRFVVEGVVAEGISDERQRSRRELLHALDSLGKAMPAHETFRQLDACEDKAYELILGDAGKLFDLSSEKDEVREQYGRSTFGQSCLMARRLVERGVPYVTINYRGWDTHKQHFEIMRRKLPEMDQGMSALLQDLSDRGLLDSTIVWWGGEFGRTPKVQWEAPWNGGRGHFGHCFSTVVAGGGFKGGQVVGASDATGEEVADRPVHPEDLLASMYELLGIDPEGAMPNPRGLDVKVMPSAGRLKEIMT
- a CDS encoding PPC domain-containing protein, translating into MTRSTRRIQIGLAGRHAISLFILPAILAWFMAYPAWGQSGEREPHIGYLYPAGGQQGTTVQVLVGGQRLGGARSVHVSGAGVSATVLQYSRPLNNDQLKEVRKLLGNLVKLRRSGKTVPAFDLPEHPLLRNVDRMSLRELEHWIALRLNSAKKQQNMQLADMALLEITIAADAKPGRRELRLGTGGGLTNPLRFEVGGVVEVCEKEPNDRDTVELGAVDIPAVLNGQIMPGDVDRFRFRAQQGQQLVFTVQARALIPYLADAVPGWFQPVLALHDAQGRELAFADDYRFDPDPVFFHAVPESGEYEVEIRDSIYRGRDDFVYRIIVGEQPFITRLHPLGGRTGMKITAEIGGWNLPEKEILLDTAPGGASVRETALYTGPWRSNPIRYAVDNLPEMNEREPNDTLKKARKIDPPRIVNGRIAHPGDVDTFQFKTASGGAIVAEICARRLHSPVDSVLQLFDASGTRLATNDDWEDKGEGLLTHHADSYLRADLPKAGVYYVQVEDAQRQGGAEYGYRLRLGPPRPDFALRMTPSSVTFRASRTSPLTVYALRKDGFAGEIGLRLKEAPPGFKLEGARIPPGCDQVRMTITATQPFDSPAALELEGVATIGNETVVRPVTPCENMMQAFAYWHLTPTLQLLATAMGGKGRPPRIEAIGETPVRIPEGGSAQVSLRVPQAPMLEGIKLELSDPPKGIALQETISVPGKWSLVLKADAEAVKAGYADNLIVEAVKETAPPPKTKKNAKAQRVSLGVLPAIPFEIVSR